A single region of the Novosphingobium sp. genome encodes:
- a CDS encoding AraC family transcriptional regulator, whose product MPEERYIIGKAHYGGPSTGNPICVWRTRVPVSNPELALTYGGHSGHIARLYLHSTQASEVHQARRTFLVPPRCSMETSFRDVGDLCSWPIAHRLDHIAFSLPTNAVAHWAENHALAKCLLRDLQSGLSVVDPTLRAFGLAVIPALKQQGALSQFFIDSILDGVCAYLFKSFATSQRISKGGLAPWQERRAKEMMEARMATDFSLEDLARECGLSSAHFTRAFRQSCGTTPYKWLIAKRIERAKKLLQTTDTPLTWIAAECGFSDQAHFTNVFSKTLGRPPGAFRRYWASN is encoded by the coding sequence GTGCCCGAAGAGCGCTATATAATCGGCAAAGCCCATTATGGCGGCCCATCGACGGGCAACCCGATCTGCGTCTGGCGCACGCGTGTCCCCGTCAGCAATCCCGAGCTTGCCCTGACCTATGGCGGGCACAGCGGCCATATCGCGCGCCTCTATCTGCACAGCACGCAAGCCAGCGAGGTTCACCAGGCCCGACGCACATTCCTGGTCCCGCCGCGCTGCTCGATGGAGACCTCTTTCCGCGATGTCGGTGACCTTTGCTCCTGGCCCATCGCTCATCGGCTCGATCACATCGCATTCAGCCTTCCCACCAACGCCGTGGCGCATTGGGCCGAAAACCATGCGCTCGCCAAATGCCTGCTGCGCGATCTGCAATCCGGCCTGAGTGTGGTTGATCCCACACTGCGCGCTTTTGGCCTGGCTGTCATACCCGCTCTCAAGCAGCAGGGCGCGCTTTCCCAGTTCTTCATCGACAGCATTCTTGACGGCGTCTGTGCCTATCTTTTCAAAAGCTTCGCGACCAGCCAGCGCATCAGCAAGGGCGGGCTGGCACCCTGGCAGGAACGTCGTGCGAAAGAGATGATGGAGGCGCGGATGGCCACGGATTTCTCACTCGAGGATCTGGCGAGGGAATGCGGCCTCTCCTCTGCCCATTTCACTCGCGCCTTTCGCCAGTCATGCGGAACCACGCCCTATAAATGGCTCATTGCAAAACGCATCGAACGTGCCAAGAAGCTCCTTCAAACCACCGATACGCCTTTGACCTGGATAGCCGCCGAATGCGGATTTTCCGATCAGGCCCACTTCACCAATGTCTTTTCAAAAACGCTGGGCCGTCCGCCCGGAGCATTCAGGAGGTACTGGGCCAGCAATTAA
- a CDS encoding alpha/beta hydrolase, whose translation MSSITTADGTDIFYKDWGARDAQPIVFHHGWPLSSDDWDAQMLFFLAKGFRVIAHDRRGHGRSSQTFTGNEMDTYAADVAALTDHLDLKGAIHVGHSTGGGEVARYVARAKPGRVSKAVLIGAVPPIMLKTPANPGGLPMEVFDGLRAALLANRAQFFLDLPSGPFYGFNRPGATISEGTIRNWWRQGMMGGAKAHYDCIKAFSETDFTEDLRRITVPTLVLHGDDDQIVPIADSALLSVKLLKHGTLKVYPGYPHGMATTHAEQINADILSFART comes from the coding sequence ATGAGCAGCATCACCACCGCCGACGGCACGGACATCTTCTACAAGGATTGGGGCGCCAGGGATGCCCAACCGATCGTGTTTCACCATGGCTGGCCGCTCAGCAGCGACGACTGGGATGCACAGATGCTCTTCTTTCTGGCCAAGGGCTTCCGGGTGATCGCCCACGACCGGCGCGGGCATGGCCGGTCCAGTCAGACCTTCACGGGCAATGAGATGGACACTTATGCCGCCGATGTCGCGGCGCTGACCGATCATCTCGACCTCAAGGGCGCCATCCATGTCGGCCATTCGACCGGCGGCGGCGAGGTGGCGCGCTATGTCGCCCGAGCGAAGCCGGGGCGTGTGTCGAAGGCGGTGCTGATCGGCGCCGTGCCCCCGATCATGCTCAAGACCCCGGCCAATCCCGGAGGCCTGCCGATGGAGGTCTTCGACGGGCTGCGCGCGGCGCTGTTGGCCAATCGGGCCCAGTTCTTTCTCGATCTGCCTTCGGGGCCTTTCTATGGCTTCAACCGCCCCGGCGCGACGATCAGCGAAGGCACGATCCGCAACTGGTGGCGCCAGGGCATGATGGGCGGTGCCAAGGCGCATTACGATTGCATCAAGGCCTTTTCCGAGACCGATTTTACCGAGGACCTGCGCCGTATCACCGTGCCGACGCTGGTGTTGCATGGCGATGACGACCAGATCGTGCCGATCGCGGATTCCGCGCTGCTTTCGGTCAAGCTGCTGAAGCATGGCACGCTGAAGGTCTATCCGGGCTATCCCCATGGCATGGCCACGACCCATGCCGAGCAGATCAACGCCGACATTCTCAGCTTTGCCCGGACTTGA
- a CDS encoding response regulator, with translation MSKVGTVHIIDDDEDVRTSLDQLVRSAGYATMTYGSLETFVPEAASAALGCVLLDVRMPGANGLEFQEQLARDGCDLSVIMMTGHGDIPMSVRAMKAGAVDFLPKPFDDDQMLDAISAAISRDRRRFTERSASAEIAARYATLTPRERQVMALVTAGKLNKQSAYELGLSEITVKVHRRSAMTKMQAASLADLVKMAQSLPVSQAAADDPA, from the coding sequence ATGAGCAAGGTCGGGACTGTTCACATCATCGACGATGACGAGGATGTTCGAACATCACTCGATCAACTGGTCCGCTCGGCGGGCTACGCCACCATGACCTATGGCAGCCTTGAAACCTTTGTGCCGGAGGCGGCCAGTGCAGCACTCGGCTGCGTCCTGCTCGATGTTCGCATGCCCGGCGCGAACGGGTTGGAATTCCAGGAGCAATTGGCGCGCGATGGCTGCGATCTCTCCGTCATCATGATGACGGGCCATGGGGACATTCCCATGTCCGTGCGGGCGATGAAGGCGGGCGCTGTCGATTTCCTGCCCAAGCCCTTCGATGATGACCAGATGCTCGATGCGATCAGCGCCGCCATCTCACGCGACCGTCGGCGCTTCACGGAGCGCAGCGCCAGTGCGGAAATCGCCGCGCGCTATGCCACGCTCACCCCGCGTGAGCGGCAGGTGATGGCACTGGTGACCGCCGGCAAGCTCAACAAGCAAAGCGCCTACGAACTGGGGCTCAGCGAGATCACTGTGAAAGTGCATCGGCGATCGGCCATGACCAAGATGCAGGCCGCCTCTCTTGCCGATCTCGTCAAGATGGCGCAGTCCCTGCCCGTTTCACAGGCTGCAGCCGATGACCCCGCCTAG
- a CDS encoding response regulator has translation MVTSPLVAIVEDDDVLRTAIDELLRSCGYRTSGHDSAESFLASDVMGNAGCVITDIQMSGMDGVDLKRRIDRDAPGTPVIIVTARNEAHVLGRAEACDPYCLLRKPFDPDALVECVEAALGAVA, from the coding sequence ATGGTTACGAGTCCCCTGGTAGCGATCGTTGAAGATGACGATGTGCTGCGGACTGCAATCGATGAACTTCTGCGTTCCTGCGGTTATCGTACGAGCGGTCATGACTCTGCCGAAAGTTTCCTGGCATCGGATGTCATGGGCAATGCCGGTTGCGTCATCACGGATATCCAGATGTCGGGCATGGATGGCGTGGATTTGAAGCGCCGGATCGACCGGGACGCACCGGGCACGCCGGTGATCATCGTCACCGCGCGCAATGAAGCTCATGTTCTGGGCCGTGCCGAGGCCTGCGATCCCTACTGCCTGCTACGCAAGCCTTTTGATCCGGACGCACTTGTTGAATGCGTCGAAGCCGCGCTTGGCGCGGTAGCCTAG
- a CDS encoding ATP-binding protein: protein MIKIQPGESDVLQRLQESEYRYSNLFNAMPACFWELDFREVGIILRRWGEEGVIDFVSHLDDPANILTLMRATRVVDCNERTIAVFGRGLKDELITTIDHFWPPESYAVYARSVLAYMAGQPGFSAETTLLSLAGEQREVLFTACFPVELATAGSMLVGIMDLSETKRALRDLRHAKLRADTLAEAQAFAFWQLDCSVTNRMLGELKAQGVTDLRAYMDEHPDFVVRALEATIVTDINQKSIELYGLRDKSDALGKSILGYWLPGRYEAFEGSIEAGFNGKSQFQMVTRTRTFDGREVDCRFWMAAPPEMRASGTVMVAIQDLTEEIASRREIESLREGLAHAGRVLMLGEFAASIAHEINQPLTALKAASSAARRWLALTPPDLEQAAASLATIAKSAHRAGEIVDRIRGMAVKRQPQRELVEVRGLVDEAVDFVSRELHAFRTVPVVIIPRDTPGILVDRTQIQQVLVNLIINALQAMDQAGSPVRKVTISVEPAEDSTLAFSVRDSGPGFEPDHVKRLFEHFFTTKEGGMGIGLTICQSIIHAHEGRILALNAQEGGAEFRFTLPTG, encoded by the coding sequence ATGATCAAGATCCAACCGGGCGAAAGCGACGTTCTGCAGCGGCTGCAAGAAAGCGAGTATCGCTACAGCAATCTTTTCAACGCCATGCCCGCCTGCTTCTGGGAGCTCGATTTCCGGGAGGTGGGCATCATACTGCGGCGCTGGGGCGAAGAGGGTGTCATCGATTTCGTCTCTCATCTCGATGACCCTGCAAACATCCTCACCCTGATGCGCGCAACCCGTGTGGTCGATTGCAACGAGCGAACGATCGCCGTTTTCGGTCGCGGGCTCAAGGATGAGCTGATCACCACCATCGACCATTTCTGGCCGCCCGAAAGCTATGCGGTCTATGCCCGATCGGTGCTGGCCTACATGGCGGGGCAACCCGGTTTCTCGGCGGAAACCACCTTGCTCAGCTTGGCGGGTGAGCAACGGGAAGTGCTGTTCACGGCCTGTTTCCCGGTCGAACTGGCAACAGCGGGAAGCATGCTGGTCGGCATCATGGATCTCTCCGAGACCAAGCGGGCACTGCGGGACCTGCGTCACGCCAAGCTGCGCGCCGATACGCTGGCCGAAGCACAGGCCTTCGCCTTCTGGCAGCTTGATTGCAGCGTCACCAACCGCATGCTGGGCGAGCTGAAGGCCCAGGGCGTGACCGATCTGCGCGCCTATATGGACGAGCATCCCGATTTCGTGGTCCGGGCGCTTGAGGCCACCATCGTCACCGATATCAACCAGAAGAGCATCGAGCTCTATGGCTTGAGAGACAAGAGCGATGCTCTGGGCAAATCCATTCTCGGCTATTGGCTGCCGGGCCGTTACGAAGCCTTCGAGGGCAGCATCGAGGCCGGCTTCAACGGCAAATCCCAGTTCCAGATGGTGACCCGCACCCGCACCTTCGACGGACGCGAGGTCGATTGCCGCTTCTGGATGGCTGCCCCGCCCGAGATGCGGGCCAGCGGAACGGTGATGGTCGCCATTCAGGACCTGACCGAGGAGATCGCCTCCCGCCGCGAAATCGAAAGCCTGCGCGAAGGTCTGGCTCATGCCGGTCGCGTGCTGATGCTGGGTGAGTTCGCCGCCTCGATCGCGCATGAAATCAACCAGCCGCTCACCGCGCTCAAGGCGGCCTCCTCGGCAGCGCGCCGCTGGCTGGCCCTCACGCCACCCGATCTGGAGCAAGCCGCCGCGTCACTCGCCACCATCGCGAAAAGCGCGCATCGTGCGGGCGAGATCGTCGACCGTATCCGGGGCATGGCGGTCAAAAGGCAGCCTCAACGCGAGCTTGTGGAGGTACGGGGTCTGGTCGATGAAGCGGTCGATTTCGTCAGCCGCGAGTTGCACGCCTTTCGCACCGTGCCTGTGGTGATCATCCCGCGCGATACACCCGGCATCCTGGTGGATCGCACGCAGATTCAACAGGTGCTGGTCAATCTGATCATCAACGCTCTGCAGGCCATGGACCAAGCCGGGTCGCCGGTACGCAAGGTCACCATCAGCGTGGAGCCAGCCGAGGACAGCACGCTCGCCTTTTCAGTTCGCGACAGCGGCCCCGGCTTCGAGCCCGACCACGTAAAACGCCTGTTCGAGCACTTCTTCACCACCAAGGAAGGGGGCATGGGCATCGGCCTGACGATTTGCCAGTCGATCATCCACGCCCATGAAGGCCGCATCCTTGCACTGAACGCGCAAGAAGGCGGTGCCGAATTCCGCTTTACGCTACCGACCGGGTGA
- a CDS encoding AraC family transcriptional regulator: MMPLAIEHNIMTLPPLYRGEVAEHAAPAARTLPAEAHGLADMVLKTFALSLGSALETGLPPDEAFVDHILLGVSSYLQRTVRTALKPMRGGLAPWQERRAKEMMETGKQQDLSIGDLAAACGLSATHFSRAFRQSCGTTPHRWMMGRRLEKAQALLQETDMPLASIAMECGFADQAHLTNAFSKQFGSPPGAMRRLWRNNAGAML; this comes from the coding sequence ATGATGCCTCTTGCCATCGAACACAACATCATGACGCTTCCGCCGCTGTATCGCGGCGAGGTGGCGGAGCATGCCGCGCCTGCCGCCCGGACCCTGCCGGCAGAGGCCCATGGATTGGCCGATATGGTGCTGAAAACCTTCGCGCTGAGCCTTGGATCGGCGCTGGAAACCGGTCTGCCGCCAGACGAAGCCTTTGTCGATCATATCCTGCTGGGTGTCAGCAGCTATCTTCAGCGCACGGTCAGGACAGCGCTCAAACCGATGCGGGGCGGTCTCGCCCCCTGGCAGGAACGTCGCGCCAAGGAGATGATGGAAACAGGCAAGCAGCAGGATCTGAGCATCGGCGATCTGGCGGCAGCCTGCGGCCTGTCCGCCACGCATTTCTCGCGCGCCTTTCGCCAGTCTTGCGGCACCACGCCGCATCGCTGGATGATGGGCAGGCGTCTGGAGAAAGCGCAGGCCCTGCTTCAGGAGACGGATATGCCGCTCGCCAGCATCGCCATGGAATGCGGATTTGCCGATCAGGCTCATCTCACCAACGCCTTCTCCAAGCAGTTCGGCTCGCCCCCCGGAGCCATGCGCCGCCTGTGGCGCAACAATGCGGGCGCCATGCTCTGA
- a CDS encoding TetR/AcrR family transcriptional regulator: MKVTKAQATENREAILRAAAEQIRLRGFDQMSVAEVARAASLSHGALYSHFKSKEVLQAEATRHSFDDTISTFTGLSPDAFVQTYFSVDHRNHPELGCPNAALVSEIWRQPPATQQAFRAGIERFVELVSETLTGSDGQENRDRAVLLFAAMVGGMALSRAVSQVDQAFADDILRAVSSQMAGLIDPAG; encoded by the coding sequence ATGAAAGTTACCAAGGCCCAGGCCACCGAAAACCGAGAAGCGATCCTGCGTGCCGCAGCCGAGCAGATCCGCTTGCGCGGTTTCGACCAGATGAGCGTTGCCGAAGTTGCACGCGCAGCCAGCCTGTCTCACGGTGCGCTCTACAGTCACTTCAAATCGAAAGAGGTTCTTCAGGCCGAGGCCACGCGGCACAGCTTTGATGACACGATCAGCACGTTCACCGGTCTGAGCCCGGATGCCTTTGTTCAGACCTATTTCTCAGTCGATCATCGCAATCATCCGGAACTTGGATGCCCGAATGCCGCGCTGGTGTCTGAAATCTGGCGCCAGCCCCCAGCGACGCAGCAAGCCTTCCGTGCGGGGATCGAGCGCTTTGTTGAACTCGTCTCCGAAACCCTGACTGGCAGTGACGGGCAGGAGAACAGGGATCGCGCCGTGCTGCTGTTCGCGGCCATGGTGGGCGGCATGGCCTTGTCTCGCGCTGTGTCGCAGGTCGATCAGGCCTTTGCGGATGATATTTTGCGCGCTGTGTCGAGCCAGATGGCTGGCCTGATTGATCCGGCAGGCTGA